In Taeniopygia guttata chromosome 34, bTaeGut7.mat, whole genome shotgun sequence, the DNA window CGTCACTTCCGGCAGAGGAGCGAACATGGCGCTGTTCGAGCAGATGCGGGCGAACGTGGGGAAACTGCTGCGGGGCATCGACCGGTACTGGGAGcgctgggggggactgggaggggacttggggggtcccaggtgtgtTACGGGGGTCACAGGTGTGTTACGGGGgggcccaggtgtgccccaggtgtgtcccaggtgtgttacgggggtgcccaggtgtgtcccagcccCCCTTACCTGTGTAGGTACAACCCCGAGAACCTGGCCACgctggagctgtgcagtggGGGGCTGGGATGTGTAACGGGGggccccaggtgtgccccaggtgtgccccaggtgtgtcacaggtgtcccCCTCACCTGCACAGGTACAACCCCGAGAACCTGGCCACGCTGGAGCGCTACGTGGAGACGCAGGCCAAGGAGAACGCCTACGACCTGGAGGCCAACCTGGCCGTGCTGAAGCTGTGAGGGctcgggggggattttgggggggctcagggagggttttggggtccctgagccccccccaggcctcacctgagctcacctgtgcAGGTACCAGTTCAACCCCGCCTTCTTCCAGACCGGGGTGACGGCGCAGATCCTGCTCAAGGCGCTCACCAACCTGCCCCACACCGACTTCACCCTCTGCAAGTGCATGATCGACCAGGCACACGTATCCCGGcaccccaaatctggggggaacccccaaatccagggagaaaccccaaatccagggggAACCCCCAAATGTggggggaaaccccaaatccagatgGAAACCCCAAATGTggggggaaaccccaaatccagggagAAACCCCAAATGTggggggaaaccccaaatccagggagaaaccccaaatccagatgGAAACCCCCAAATGtggggggaaccccaaatccagggagaaaccccaaatccagggggAACCCCCAATGTggggggaaaccccaaatccagggggaaaccccaaatccagatggaaacccccaaatccagggagaaaccccaaatccagatggaaacccccaaatccaggggGACTTCACCCTCTGCAGGTGCATGATCGACCAGGCACACATATCTGGGCACCCCAAGTCtggggaacccccaaatccagatggaaacccccaaatccaggggGACTTCACCCTCTGCAAGTGCATGATCGACCAGGCACACATATCTGGGCACCCCAAATCTGGGGAACCCCCCAAATCCGGTTCAGCCCCCAATTCCAGAGGGAACCCCCCCAATTCCatggggaaccccaaattccacaaggaccccccaaacctccacagggacccccccccTTTTCTCTGCCCGACACCGCCCAGTTCTAACCCCAGAGAGATCAAATCTGTTgtttctcccccaaaatcccgcccaAAACCCGGATTTtgggagctgggggagggaggtttttggggttcggTCGAGGGGGGCACCTGCACCCCctcttttctccccaaatttccccttgACCTCCCCAAAACGCAGCAAGAGGAGCGGCCCATCCGGCAGATCCTGTacctgggggagctgctggagaccTGCCACTTCCAGTCCTTCTGGGTGAGCCCCCCAGAATCGGGGTCCCCCAAAACCCGGGGAGGGGGTCCTGGAGACCAAGGGGGAGCCCTAAATGTGGGGGTGACCCCCGGGATTCCGGCAGCAAGCGCTGGATGAGAACATGGAGTTGCTGGAGGGGATCACCGGCTTCGAGGACTCCGTcaggaaatgtgagggggatctggggggtcttggaaggttttgggggggcttggagggaattttgagggggtctggggaggTTTTGGCGGTCCTGGAAGGTTTTGGGGAGGCTTGGAGGGAATCTTGAGGGGgtctggggtggttttgggggtcctggggatgttttggggggAATCTTGAGGGAgtctggggaggttttgggggtcctggggatgttttggggggaatcttgagggagtttggggaggttttgggggtcctggtgaGGTTTGGAGGGAATcttgagggggtttggggggcctggggaggttttgggggtcctaGGTTATCTTTAGGGGCTCCTGGAAGAACCTGGGGGTGGTTCAGAGGGGGtttgagggtccctgagggagttttgggggtcctggtgagattttgggggtcctgggttGGTTTTAGGGGTTCCTGGAGGAACCTGGGGGTGATTCAGGGGAGAtttgagggtccctgagggggttttgggggtcctgggggggaatTGGGGCATCCTGGGGATTCTGAGGAGGTCCCAGGGAGTTgtctgggggtgctgtgggggttctgggcagttttggggggctcGGTGACACCGTGGGGGTCCCTGCAGTCATCTGCCACGTGGTGGGGATCACCTACCAGCACATCGATCGCTGGTTGCTTGCCGAGATGCTGGGGGACCTCTCAggtgagggggctgggggtcctgggaggggttttgggggtcctgggtgggaatttggggtctggAGGGAGCTtgggagggtcctgggggagtttgggggggttcGTGGGGAGGTGCAAGAGGGTCtggaagggttttgggggggtcctgggtggggttttggggtctggaGGGTCCtgaggaggtttgggggtgCTCTGAtggagtttggggggtcctggggaggttttAGGGGGTCCCAAGTGGAAGTTGGGTTCTGGAGGGAACTTGGGAGGGtcttgaggggttttggggtgctctgatggggtttggggggtcctggggaggtgcAAGCGGGtctggaagggtttggggggtcctggggggattttgggggtccctggggggtgTCCAGCCCCcccagaccctgctgtgccccccAGAGTCGCAGCTGAGGGTGTGGATGAGCAAATACGGGTGGACAGAGCCGGAGCCGGGGCGGATCCTGATCTCCAACCAGGAGGAGAACATCAAACCCAAGAACATCGTGGAGAAGATCGACTTCGACAGtgggttggggttttggggcatccTGGCGGGAGtttggggaagttttgggaGAGgtcagggggttttggggggtgttgGGAGGATACAGGTAGATCccatggggattttggggttttggaggaggtttggGTCAATACAGGAGGGTCCTGGGGGTATCatgaggagttttgggggtctggggagggATCCAGGAGAGGCCCGGGGGTGTCTGAGGGAGCTTTGTCCCAGGACCCCCCCTCAGCTCACCTGTTTttctcccaggtgtgtccagcaTCATGGCATCCTCTCTCTGAGCGCCCCCAGAAGCGAGCCCTCAACACCGAGCCCCCAATTCCAACCCCCCAACCCCGACCCTGCCCAGTTTAACCAGTAAAGAGGCTCCAATGCTGGACTGGGctcatttttgggggtcctcAAAATGGAGGGGGGCGTCTGAGGGGAGGTGGGCGGGGCTTCGGAGTGGGCGGGGCTTTTGGGGCTGGGTGGGCGTGGTCTCGGCTCCGTGAGGGCGGTGGGTGTGGCGGTGGGCGGGGCCGCGGTGGCGCCTGAGGGCGGGAGGGGCGTGGCCCCGCCCGGCCCGTGCGCGCGCGGCGCggtgggcggggccgggcggcggcgccTGCGCAGTCGGGGCGCGGGGGGGGCCGGCTCGGGTCCGTGTCGCTGCCGCTTCCTCCGCCTGTCGCGACAGCAGCGCGGCGATAATGGTGGATTACCACAGCGCGGGGCAGCCCCACCCGTACGGCGGGAACGGGCCCGGCCCCAACGGCGACTACATGGCCCAGGAGGATGATTGGGATCGAGATCTGCTCCTGGACCCCGCCTGGGAGAAACAGCAGCGCAAGGTggggggggctgagggggaaTCGTGAGGGGATCGTGAGGGGCTcaggggtccctgaggggatttcaGAGCTTGAGGGGTTCCCAGAGGGGTCTGGAGGGTGTGAGGAGTCTCTGAGGGGAGCTGgggggtctctgaggggatCCATGAGGGGTCCTGGGGTGTCTGAGAGATACCTGGGGGGATCCATGAGGATcctgggctggctgaggggATCCCTGAGGGATCCTGAGGTCCCCGAGGGGATCCATGAGGGATCCTGGGGTGGCTGAGAGACACCTGAGGGGTGaggggtgaattttgggggcCCCCAGGGTTGTGCTTGTGGGGGTACAACACCTGAGGGGTGAGTGGGACACTTTAGGGActcccagggctgtgtttgggggGATATGACACCTGatgagtgaattttggggaccccagGGTTGTGTTTGGGGGGTACAACACTTGAGGGGTGAGGGGTGAACTTTGGGgtccctcagagctgtgttcGAGGGGGATATGACACCTgagggctgaattttggggacccccacagctgtgttttg includes these proteins:
- the EIF3K gene encoding eukaryotic translation initiation factor 3 subunit K (The RefSeq protein has 1 substitution compared to this genomic sequence) — encoded protein: MALFEQMRANVGKLLRGIDRYNPENLATLERYVETQAKENAYDLEANLAVLKLYQFNPAFFQTGVTAQILFKALTNLPHTDFTLCKCMIDQAHQEERPIRQILYLGELLETCHFQSFWQALDENMELLEGITGFEDSVRKFICHVVGITYQHIDRWLLAEMLGDLSESQLRVWMSKYGWTEPEPGRILISNQEENIKPKNIVEKIDFDSVSSIMASSL